The following are encoded together in the Chlorocebus sabaeus isolate Y175 chromosome 20, mChlSab1.0.hap1, whole genome shotgun sequence genome:
- the LOC119626149 gene encoding small ribosomal subunit protein eS27-like: MPLAKDLLHPSPEEKRKHKKKRLVRSPNSYFMDVNAQDAIKSPVFSHAQTAVLCVGCSTVLCQPTGGKVRHTEGCSFRRKQH, encoded by the coding sequence ATGCCTCTTGCAAAGGATCTCCTTCATCCCTccccagaagagaagaggaaacacaAGAAGAAACGCCTGGTACGGAGCCCCAATTCCTACTTCATGGATGTGAATGCCCAGGATGCTATAAAATCACCAGTCTTTAGCCATGCACAAACGGCAGTTTTGTGTGTTGGCTGCTCCACTGTCCTCTGCCAGCCTACGGGAGGAAAAGTAAGGCATACAGAAGGATGTTCCTTCAGGAGGAAGCAGCACTAA
- the SNIP1 gene encoding smad nuclear-interacting protein 1, whose translation MKAVKSERERGSRRRHRDGDMVLPAGVVVKQERLSPEVAPPAHRRPDHSGGSPSPPASEPGRPGHRGNRARGVSRSPPKKKNKSSGRRSKSPRSKRNRSPHYSTVKVKQEREDHPRRGREDRQHREPSEQEHRRARKSDRDRHRGHSHQRRTSNERPGSGQGQGRDRDTQNLQAQEEEREFYNARRREHRQRNDIGGGGSESQELVPRPGGNNKEKEVPAKEKPSFELSGALLEDTNTFRGVVIKYSEPPEARIPKKRWRLYPFKNDEVLPVMYIHRQSAYLLGRHRRIADIPIDHPSCSKQHAVFQYRLVEYTRADGTVGRRVKPYIIDLGSGNGTFLNNKRIEPQRYYELKEKDVLKFGFSSREYVLLHESSDTSEIDRKDDEDEEEEEEVSDS comes from the exons ATGAAGGCGGTGAAGAGCGAACGGGAACGAGGGAGCCGGCGAAGACACCGGGACGGGGACATGGTGCTGCCGGCGGGGGTGGTGGTGAAGCAGGAGCGTCTCAGCCCAGAAGTCGCACCTCCCGCCCACCGCCGTCCGGACCACTCCGGCGGTAGCCCGTCTCCGCCGGCCAGCGAGCCGGGCCGCCCGGGCCACCGCGGGAACCGAGCCCGAGGAGTTAGCCG GTCCCcacccaaaaagaaaaacaagtcctCAGGGAGAAGAAGCAAGTCTCCTCGGAGTAAGAGAAACCGAAGTCCTCACTACTCAACAGTCAAAGTGAAGCAG GAGCGTGAGGATCATCCCCGGAGAGGACGGGAGGATCGGCAGCACCGGGAACCATCAGAACAGGAACACAGGAGAGCTAGGAAAAGTGACCGGGACAGACACCGGGGCCATTCCCACCAAAGGAGAACGTCTAACGAGAGACCTGGGAGTGGGCAGGGTCAGGGACGGGATCGAGACACTCAGAACCTGCAGGCTCAGGAAGAAGAGCGGGAGTTTTATAATGCCAGGCGACGGGAGCATCGCCAGAGGAATGACATTGGTGGTGGCGGTAGTGAGTCTCAGGAGTTGGTTCCTCGGCCTGGTggcaacaacaaagaaaaagaggtgccTGCTAAAGAAAAACCAAGCTTTGAACTTTCCGGGGCACTTCTTGAGGACACCAACACTTTCCGGGGTGTAGTCATTAAATATAGTGAGCCCCCAGAAGCACGTATCCCGAAAAAACGGTGGCGTCTCTACCCATTTAAAAATGATGAGGTGCTTCCAGTCATGTACATACATCGACAGAGTGCGTATCTACTGGGTCGACACCGCCGCATTGCAGACATTCCTATCGATCACCCATCTTGTTCAAAGCAGCATGCAGTCTTTCAATATCG GCTTGTGGAATATACCCGTGCTGATGGCACGGTTGGCCGAAGAGTGAAGCCCTACATCATTGACCTTGGCTCAGGCAATGGAACCTTCTTAAACAACAAACGTATTGAGCCACAGAGATACTATGAACTAAAAGAAAAGGATGTACTTAAATTTGGATTCAGTAGCAGAGAATATGTCTTGCTCCATGAGTCGTCGGACACTTCGGAAATAGACAGGAAAGAcgatgaggatgaggaggaggaggaagaagtgtCTGACAGCTAA